The segment ACGCGTCTGGCACCTGCAAAGATTGAATGCAACAGCAGAAAGGAACACGCGAGCAACAGTGGTAGTAAATAGCAAAGAGACAAAACAATAGAAGCTAACAGTCTGTAACTCGGTTATAAAAGTCGAattatttcctttgtattttttttacgCACACaagaaatagaaaaattaaatacAAAAGCAGAGAAATATCCAAaaaagaaaacaatgacctttcaAACATATTCGAAAGGTGATCATTTTAGGGCTTCAATCTTTTAAATCTTTTCAATCTTTTCAATCTTTCTTGTATATTGCTAAAATAGATAAAAAGGGAACTCTTTTCTTACCCATCGCTTTTCCCTCTACGGCCATCGAAGTCTCCACTAGTTTTGAACACCTCGAAGCCCTTAGGGGCTTTGTTGAGGGTTCGACGAGCGCCAAAGGGTCGCGATttactcttcttttttttttttttgatttttaggCATTAGCTTTTAAATAGGTTTTTGGGGGATTAAAAAGAGACTTAAAGGCATGATTTTTTTTAAGGCCGCCGAAGACGACGGTTGCCGTCGCCGATGACCGGCGGCCATGGCGGGTTCAAGGGGACGACGACGAACCAAAGCTGGGTTTGAAACCCTAGCAGAGAAAGGGGGAgagttttaaaagttttttttttaaaaagagtggcagaatgaaatttttaaggaaaaattAGCTTATATATAGGAATTAAACGGTGCCGTATTGGGCCGCCCGCGGGTGACCCGACTTGCTCTAGGAGGATCCGCATGTTTTCGCTCAATGGGTTATTTACAACTCTGGTCCTTCTGCATTTCTGTTCTTTTTAATGTAgtcatttgatttattttttattttttaatttggccaCATAAATTTGTTTGGTTTCATTCGGGTCCCTGACGCATGGATACGCTGGATAATGGACACGTGTCTAGGGACCGAGTTTTTTGCCTGTTTGGTCCTCCAACCTTGCATGCATTTTTATTTTTGACCCTGTGTTCTTATTTTGTTATAGTTTTtacttataattttatttttgttctaatttaatccctaatctgtttaattttaacttttctaatttgttatttatttatccatttacacgttatttattttaaacgattttatattttatcttaaatttttatatgttatttatacTAAATTTCTCATATTATTCACCTTAAATTGTGttagatattatttattttaaattatgtcatatattatctatttttgaattgctttatattttattttatttcaaattgttttgtattttatttatgttaaatcTTTTTCATATATTGTTCATTTTGAACCATTCTTTTGtattatgtattttaaattttaattatttcgcttattatctattttaaaatttttatcttatttactttaaattatcttttgtatattattttatttcatttgtctttgattattaattagtataaaaaataatatacattGTGTGAATATTGCCATTACATGTTCTAGAAATTATTTATTAACATCTTCATATTGTGGACATTCATTAACATTACATCTAATTCGTGTATTATTATTTCAGGCTCTATGTTACCTTTTGTTTATTTAGTTTAAATCACATCGTGTATTAAGCTCCAACGTATTTGTCCAATATCGACCAATTTATTTTGCTCTAAACAAAATAAATGCGCATCGTTAAATGCTATACTTgttattattcaaaaataaaaaaatttcaaaataaggcaatatttcgtgttttgGGAATTCAAGAAaccgtaccctaacttacggggtttcgattttcttgttaAACCTAAATAGTCAAATAtccttttagatttcaaaataccTGAAGTTTCGAAAAATTTAAAGGCAAACTTGTTCTCAAATGTTCGAATcgcatcctaacttacgggatgtggcaTTTCGTTATCTTGGGACGAGTGGGCCTTTGATGTTCGTttcaatttaattcaagtttttttttaaaaaaacaaacattaataaaaagggatcgtattttaaaatcttttcaaaatttcaactctcgacattaagacattaattaattaaacttggtaccaattttgggcgtgacgagggtgctaatatTTCcttgcacgtaaccgactccctaacccgttttctcaaatttcgtagactaaaaccgttgttttagtaaatcgaaatattttattaaaacgacTGAAttactaggtgatccgatcacacctcaaaaAAATCGATagcgactccattttcgttttttaaaTAACGGTCGACCTTTTTTtcaaaaatggtttcaacagtgCTGTTGGTTTTCTACATACGCATATAAACATTTGTACTTTTATACTTTCCTCATTCCGTCTTACTAGTGTATTTCACTTCTAGCTCACTTTAGCAAAAACTCGCATTAAGCCATAGCAATTATTCTCTTGACACTTAACTAGTTCATTTTTAATGCTATTATgctaaattcataatttccaccaTATTTCTTCCAATTATCACTTTCGAATAATACATGGCCATTATACACTTTATTCACTGTTGTAGTTATTTCCTCATctataacacattttatggaaATAACATTTTCATAACACATtaatagttcatacttatgacaaATGCTTATTAAGCCACCACTATCTAACCATTATTTCCAACATATTATGCCATGAAAATTTGTACACATTCATTAACTtacttatttcatattattccacaatttattaattaagtattttcaACAATTTTAAGCCATGAAACTTAAGTGTATTCATTAGGTAACCATTCTCATATTTATTACACAATTCCACTAATTTCCTAAGCATATTATTATATGAGAAGCAAGAGTATGTTAGGGTATTTATCACTTCGATGCAGTTATACTCAAAATCAAGCCTTCAATCACATGAATCCATCTTCATCTAGCTTGAAATTTCTATTTTCCATCATTCCACATTTTCTTCTACACAAGAATATAACCAAATATTAGTATCTAAGTTTTTCAACCTTTCGTATAGCAACCTAAGTCAAATATCAAGTGAGGAGAGATGAAAAACACTATTTCTTATCTTATTCTCTCTACCCCAAATTTCTCTCTCAAGACTCACATAAACCCTAGTTGAAAATGGGGGACTTAAGAGTGAGTTCAATCTTGAAGATGAGTTTTTTAGttgattttttcaaaaaaaaaaaaaaaaacaaagcttGGGTATCAGATTTTTGGTGAGATTTGAAGAAAATATCAGAATTGAAGAAAAGGGAGAGAACTCCCATGAAGTAAGGGGGTGAATGGCTGGAAAGAAAAGAGTGGCCATTTTTTTTTTTGACCTTTTTGTTTCCTTTTTAAATTTCCAAATAAGATCAAGTCAAATTTGGTTAAAGTCTAAGTTTAAGTCCGATTCAGATTGTGGTCTACAATCCATCAACTTACAAAATCTCATGACTCACATTTATTtcaaatatcaaatatatttttaaaataatatttccaATAATAAATactttagaaatgataaaattactCTTATagagtaaaattaccattttacctcttatcataatttattcacaataAATAGATACTTATCGAACTCAAACCTCATATATCACATTTAAATCTTCATATTAGTCCTTAGGTGATGAAAATTACACATATTTTCAAATCTAAAGTGTTTTCATCACACCAATTCATATTTCAATTTATTTCTCAAGTCAAATATTGAGTAATAATTCATATTTCTCTTTTaggtcaaatttttattttagtcctccaatttttataattttcaatttgcaattttttTTGTCACATTCTCACATCCTTATTTTCATTGATATATATctctaatataaaattttcctTTCATCAAAATTTGTTATCTGACTTAATTTtccaattttctcaaaatttctcgATATTCGATCCTGGAACAATGCTAAATGTTATACAAAATTAGTTTTTGGGGCGTCACACCAAAACCTTATATAGGCTTGAATTTTTACCACCCATTTCCATTCTAAACTCAAATATAGCAATTATCTAACTCAAGTACACTAAGAAAACAATAAATTAAAGCCTTCACTCTCTACATAGAAACATCCTCAAAAATGGAAGAAAAATAGaggtaaaaaaaatcatattacaatggtttaaaaacataaattaaatttggAAAACACTCGCTTGCTGGAAATATCAAGATTGAATTAAGAATGAAAAAATCAATTCATCCTCTACCCTAACAAAACTATAACGTGAAAGACAAGAGAAGAGATAAGAAAAACGTTAAACTTACTGATTAAGAAATCTTGTTTTGATGCAGGATTTAATTGAAAACCAACCTTATCTTAGTTTTGATTCACTTGAAAACAAAGAGGTGAGCTGAAAATGCAAAAAGAAATGGTGAGATTCTGAGtgaattttgaagtttttttaaaaaaggtttcTTGAAATTAATTGTTTCTTCCTAACCAATTCTCAAAATGGGATATTTGCTATTATAGGCTTGGGAAATTTACTAATAAAGGACCTCTTCCTTCCTAAATCATTTTTCCAATATTCTCACATTCACCCCACTAAATTTGCTAATGCTAATGTCCATTGGCATTAACTATTAAGCTCTCAATATTAAGcagttaataattttaattaatatggtTTACTAATTAATAAACCTCTAATTCACTACCATTCTGATCCTCGAAAATCTATCATTTTGACTTTTCGAAATGGTTCGATTTAAGATATCTGGCCCAAAATCGAACTTTCAAAAATCAAAGCATTACATTAACTTTTAAAAGTTATGCAGTAACATATTTGACGTGCCATTTAACGGTTAAATTAATGCTTTAATAATAGAAGGACCTTATTATATAACATCAACAATTTCCTAATGGAATGAAAATGTTTTGAAGTTTGGATACCAATTTAAAATGAAGATCATAGTTTAGAGATGTCTCGTGCAATTAACTCTTATTGAATCAAAATGCAACTTtgtttttttcttcaaaaaaatccaactaaattgaataaaaaataattattagggTAAACTATAAGTGTAGTTATCCAACTATTAGTCTTTTGATTTAATCacttaacttttcaaaattaaatattttagtcactctcCTGCTAGTTGTCGTTACTCAATAATGAAAGTCTAATGTGAGTTTTATTggtttaataacaaatttagccctcaaatatttatatattctattaatttgatcttaaatcttaaattttcaacaaatttagcccttaatgtTTACAAAATGTCATTTTAGTtctaattccaaaaaaaaaaaaaattaataaatctagccctcaacatttacaaaaatttattaatttatttctaattctaacaaaattccaaaataaaaaaatctataaaaaattcAGCAGTGATCATCAATGGACAAAGGAGAATGGTGGTCTCTGGCTCCATTCATTGTCCCATTAATTAGCACGCTTGAGGTAtggtctttctttttctttttcttaaaatttccttcAAAACTTTTTTGAGTAAAGGACTAGTTTGTGCTTGTTTTTACTTTCTGGATGTAGATGTGGGATTAGGGCAGTGAATGAGTCGAGtttcaacttttgtactttttttcatatttatttgtttatttttaaatttgtttgtgtttattaaaaattttaaaatttttatttatatttgtttatttaaaattatgtgtTTTCATGTTTTTTCGCTTATGTTAAACGAACATGTTCatgaataataaatatatatatatattatttttggataaaaatagtcaaatataaatattaataattatattataaataaaaatatactaacCATAAAATATTTATTCATATATATTAATAGAAAAACAAATGAGTTTTATATGATTTATTAAATAagcttattttaattaatataataaacgagcctcaaaatatttatttagtttaataaatgaataTAAACGAATAAAATGGAGTTGTTCATCGTAACAAAATATAGCTTCACGTGGGAGGAAGTTATTAAGAAAGCTAAAGATGGAGGCTTGAATGCCATAGACATGTATGCCTTTTGGAATGGCTATGAACGTTCTCCTGGCAGTACATctcaaatggattattttatcttTGAATTCTATGTATTTTCAGTTTAACTTCTTAATTCACAGTATAATTTTGAGGGAAGATACGACCTTGCACGATTTATCAAGAAAGTGCAAAAACTGGGACTGTATATTCATCTTCGCATTTGACCTTGAATTTGTGCAGACTGAATTTTGGGTACTTAGTATTCTAATTATCATTCGCCTCCTCATAAAACATTTGTTACAAATTTAACttttaacatattttaaataaaattttataattaggactacaataataaattttgtaaatattgagaattaaatttattaaaaaatttagatTTAGGATCAAAATTAatggactaaatttattattaagccaagaataattaatttcaaaagttaaaaaactaaatcaaaaaaattaataattgagtGACAAAAATAGAATCAAGTGCATAATTTGATGAGTATTCTTAGAATTTACCCTAATTATTAAGATGATCGTCCGAATCGGTAAACCCGGAATAAGAAAACTAAATTCTTGCCTCTTAACACATGGGATTCATGGCTGTTCTCAGTTTTTGGGTGGAGTGTGGGTAAACATGAACCAGTGGGTCATTTCATGCGCGCATCTATCATTTTTACCTGGTAACGCTCCACTTATATTTTCAACAAATTGCTATAAACCTTGACCTTTCCCACCCTCCTTTTCTCTATATTTTCTCCTCCAAATCAGTTTAAATCaacctaattttcattttaaaatggtCAAGCAGTTTCATATTACCATAACTTCATTGTTTCTCTTTTCAATGGCTTCTTTTGTGGTTATTCTTGGGTCTTTCACGTTGAAGTTGCTAGTCTCAGAAGGCTCTTCTTCTTGCTACCCTCGACTCAACAGGTTTTCTTCGCCATTGACGAGCTCTCCATATTCCTACATTTTATGTAACTTTGCTTTCCTTTCATCCCCTCCCCACCCACCCTTCAACTCTTCAGAACCGAAAACTCCGCCAGTCCTCAACGACAATGACACGCGACCGCATTCGGTGTCGGATGATCGAGAGCTGAAGCGACGTGCCGCGAGTATCCTCGAAACCTCATGCAATCCAACCCCAAAGGTGGCCTTCATGTTTTTAAGCCGGGGATCACTGCCTTTAGCACCTCTATGGGAAAAGTTCTTCATGGGACATGAAGGCCTTTATTCCATTTACATCCATACATCCCCTGAATTCATTGACGAGCCACCAACAACCTCAGTGTTCTACAAGCGCAAGATACCAAGCAAGGTTAGGAAcataaatgtgtatatatatataaaattcagATTTGTGCTATATTCATAAGTAAATTCAACTCTCTTTTGCAGCCTGTCCATTGGGGAACTGCATCAATGGTGGATGCGGAGAGGCGGCTGTTAGCCAATGCGTTGCTTGATTGTGCCAACCAAAGATTTGTGCTACTCTCGGAAGCATGCATCCCGCTATTCAACTTCACCACAGTTTACAACTACCTTATCAAATCCAGGCAAAGCTTCATCGGTTCCTTTGATGATCCAAGGGTAACCGGCCGTGGCCGTTACAACAAGCGGATGTGGCCGACGGTGTCATTAGCCAATTGGCGAAAAGGGTCGCAATGGTTCGAGGTTAATCGAAATCTTGCCGTCGAGATATTATCCGATGAAAAGTACTATCCCATCTTTAGAAACCATTGCATTCCTCCATGTTACGTCGATGAACATTACGTGCCAACTCTTGTCAACATAATGTCACCGGAGGTCAACTCAAATCGGAGTATTACTTGGGTTGATTGGTCTAAAGGCGGTCCACACCCCAAACAATATGTGAGAAAAGATGTATCAATGGCATTGTTGAATCAAGTTAGGAAAGGATTTAATTGTACTTATAATGGTCATACAACCTCAATGTGCTTCCTCTTTGCTAGGAAGTTTCATCCGAGCACACTAGAGCCATTGCTTAGGTTAGCTCCGGCATTGCTGAATTCAATGAATTAAAAGTCGAAATGGAGGTCAAATCGGAATGACCTTCAAGCCATTGATTTATAGCTTGAATAGGATTATTCCATTAAGGGTAATTTTACACTGTTGGTCATTTAAAtataatttgtttttgttttagttatcgatgtttaaaaattttcaatttcgaCACCATGTTATTAACATTGAATATTCCGATTGcttttcaatttaattagtataataataCATTTAACTCTCAACATTTAAACCAATTTCAAAAGGTTTAGCTCTCAATATTTACACATTTgatcaatttaatcttaattctaaaaaattaaaaagaaaataataaaaaatataaaaggcTTAATGCTCACTTTGTCACATGGACTATACCCCTTTTCTTACTTTTTAATACTTAACTTTTTTGTCTCACTTTGATATACTAAACTATCATTTCATTACAcggttgaatcaaatttttataataacattaaaaaaaaattggttgaCATGTTACCCCTATCAAAATGTACCCTGCAGAACCTCCAACAAATTACAACATAAAACATAGTTTTCatgtttattgaaattaaaattatacaagttttaaaaatcaaaagaaaattttaaaaaatctaaaaaggtaaatattttaaaatataaataccaTTGATTTTGATCCAAGTTGATTCACCATTTGAAAATCATTGACTAATGTtggtcaaattttatttaaatttttaatattttgaattttttcgtCCCAGATAAACTTTTTAATttctataatttatattatttctaagttaagatttttcaattttttctttgaATATTTGACCTTtccttttagaaaattttaattttaatatattttagagtgttttgccaaaaaaaaaacaaaagttaaAAATCATTACaaaatttttagaatatttaacttttaaaatgttGAGTTTTTTTTGTAGTATtctaaattttaactttttttctttttcataattttttatttttatgtattattttgactttttaaactgtatatttatatattttagaattttctaaattattttttgaaaatttgaattatttatatgttatatataatatatatttttttattttttaatcaaaACAATACACTTCATGTTAAAAGATAAAAGATTTGTTAGTTTTTTGGGTAAATTGTATTATTAGTCACCCAAccattagtaaatttcttttttagttacccaactatgaaaagttacaaaatagtcacccAACTATTTCAATTTTATCTATTTTGGTCACCAGCAAGCTAATGgtgataacttttaaaattggcataaCAGCAACTTTAGCTCTcaacatttataaattatgttaatttagtcttgattctaaaacacattaaccctcaacatttacacgTTGTTAATTTggtctctctctctttctctcttgtAGTTTTGCTTTTCTTTGTGACATTGAGGATCAattttaaaagaatgaaaaaaaaagatgaaaatttttatcttggatttttgaacgttttcaattttttatattttcaatcaaatttatcaaataattttttttaatttttttaggtgAAAGGGTTACAAATAAAAGTAATACTataaaaaataaccaaattacacAATATGTAAATGTGCCTTCTGGTCACTTTTAAGTGCTTTGTAAATATATGGCTTGAGACATGTTTATATgtggttaaaatggttaaatgATGTGTGGATATGGTGATGTATGATTAGTGTATAATGCGATCTTGAATGAAATGAATTGGTGtgaattgtggtgcctttgaatggcacatTAGTTAGATTTTATAGATTgattaatttggtatgttttgagtgtgGTTGGAGAGTGTTTTGATTATAGGAATGCATGTGAAAATGGTCTGGCTTTGTGGACAAGAAATGGTTTTATGATGACTTGTTCTACGGGTTGAAATTTGAGCACAAAGCCTAAAACATGGGCTATCACACGTCGTGTGCCACGTACGGTCACTTCGTATGGCCGTGTGTCATTAATGTTTTTGGTATAAGTTTCACATGGTCTGAGACATGGTCTacaacacgaccgtgtgtctcaaaaCAGTTTGTGGCACGGTCTAGTGTCACGGGTTGTGCATGGGAGCCCGCAACCATGACACATCTGTGTGAACTATCAAGAAGGAAGGAGGTTATTTGGCCCAATCAAACCGGGCcattgcttgaagagattgaaggcccatctacaagttagacaaatatggaaacatgatcttacaagatattattttataagattacatatcttagataagatatgtaatcttagaagatatgattttatatttggtggtaggtgccttttaatcttagccattgatgtacttaattttgtaccgttggatttggagaggctcaactataaataagagacctgttccctcattgtaaatcacttgagttttgagcaataagaattcttgagagcattcactcaaatctctcttgtgttcttattttctttgGCTTGTTCTTGTTTCGTTCTTCTTTCATCTTGTTTGGCTTTAAGGTGCTTTCGCTtaagttgtgttttgggaagaattCTTGAATCCTTCTTTTGTAGAAGTTAATGACTTAGGCGTTTTGGAGTAAGCGcttaaggccgcacggattgtgaGGCAAGAATCCTAAGTCCGTGATGCTTGGTATCGAGCCGGTTGAAAGCACTTTTGAGATATGTCGAAAGAAGTTGTTGATCAGAATGAGCCAATGGAGACCCGTGGGAGGGCTAGAAAGGCTAGTCGATCGAGGGATATGCTATCGAGCTTGGAGATTCGAGTGGTCAATCTCGAGGAGTCCGTTGGTGACATGAAGGAGACACTCGAAGAGGTCCTAACCCGTATGGAGGAACTGAGGGAAGATAGCAAGGAGTTTGTGTTGGACTCCCTCAGATCCACTTCGGACAAACTGACAAGGAGGGATGAAGCTCTTGAGGCCCTATTGACTGCCATGAAAGAAGAGATTGCCTTGAGCTTAAGGGGAGCTCGAGAATCTGTAAGGGCGCCCAGGAAGTGGGATGTTGGCCGGGACCGAAGCAACGTTATGTGGATGTTCCAAAACCCGAGAAGTTCAAGGGAGTTAGGTCCATGAGAGAAGTGGATAACTTCTTGTGGGAATTGGAGCAATATTTTGAGCAATTGGCATTGAGGATGATGCCACCAAGGTAAACACCGCTTCCATTTACTTTTTCGATGTTGCTCTCTTGTGGTGGAGACGAGGTCCACGGATGAGAAACGTGGAGGAACGACCATTGGAACTTGGGAGGAGTTCCAAAGAGAGTTGAAGAAGCGCTTTATCCACAACATGCCGAAAAGAGGCTCGTGCTAAGTTGCGCTAAACACACAACAAGGCACTGTTCGAGATTATGTTCGGGAATTCAGCGAGTTGATGCTTCAGATCTCAGACTTGAATGAGAAAGAAGCATTCTATTGGTTCGAggatggtttaaaaatgtgggcaAAGCAAGAGTTGCGTCGCCTAGATATCACCGAATTGACCGAAGCTATGGCAAAGGCAGAAAATTTCTATGATGTTGGGGGAAGAAAGTTTGATAATAACGATTCTTCCAAACCCAAGTCGGGACCAAAAGACAATGGTGGGGGAAACAAGGATCAAAGGGAAAAGAGCGACGAAGGCCCAAAGTCTAGTCAAGGTAAGCCTTGGGATAGAAAAGGACCAATGAAGTGCTTTCTCTGCCAAGGCCCACATAGAATAAGTGTCTGTCCAAAGAGAGCCGCTTTTCATGCCATGGAGGCACGCAAGGAGGCCGAAGATGACACCAAAAGCCTCAATTCGATATTAGGAGGTGTCGAAGAGAAGTCAAGCAATGGGTTGATGTTTGTGGACATCATCGTAGCTGGCAAAAGATTGAATGCACTTGTTGATACTGGTGCATCTGATTTATTCATGTCTAAAGAAATGGCAAAGGAGGCGGGCCTTAGAATCGAGGAAGATTCGGACGAATCAAAACGGTGAATTCGTAAAGCATTCCCATAACGGGGTGGCAAAAGGGTGGAGCTCAAACTTGGCGAGTGGACGGGCAAAGCGACCATTAAGGTAATCCCACTTGATGATTACGATTTTGTAGTTGGATTAAGTTTACTTGATAGGCTTAATGCGGATATTCACCCTTCCGAGAACTACATGACAATCTCCGATGCAAATCAATGATATATGGTgagaatgaaaaggaagggaagCATGGAGGGAAAAACCTTATCGGCAATCCAATTTGCCAAAGGAGTCCGTCGAAATGAAGTCTCCTACCTAGCTACCTTGAGAGACAATATGGATGATAAATTTGAGGGGGAAATTCCAAAGGAAGTGGAACGGTTGCTAAAGTCATTTCAAGATGTAATGCCCATGGAGTTGCCCAAAAGATTGCCACCAAAGAGGGAGGTGGACCACAAGATTGAGCTGTTGCCCAATACTGAACCGCCAGCAAGGGCACCATATCGAATGGCTCCACCGGAACTAGAGGAATTGCG is part of the Gossypium arboreum isolate Shixiya-1 chromosome 5, ASM2569848v2, whole genome shotgun sequence genome and harbors:
- the LOC108452263 gene encoding glycosyltransferase BC10-like; translation: MVKQFHITITSLFLFSMASFVVILGSFTLKLLVSEGSSSCYPRLNRFSSPLTSSPYSYILCNFAFLSSPPHPPFNSSEPKTPPVLNDNDTRPHSVSDDRELKRRAASILETSCNPTPKVAFMFLSRGSLPLAPLWEKFFMGHEGLYSIYIHTSPEFIDEPPTTSVFYKRKIPSKPVHWGTASMVDAERRLLANALLDCANQRFVLLSEACIPLFNFTTVYNYLIKSRQSFIGSFDDPRVTGRGRYNKRMWPTVSLANWRKGSQWFEVNRNLAVEILSDEKYYPIFRNHCIPPCYVDEHYVPTLVNIMSPEVNSNRSITWVDWSKGGPHPKQYVRKDVSMALLNQVRKGFNCTYNGHTTSMCFLFARKFHPSTLEPLLRLAPALLNSMN